In Cottoperca gobio chromosome 1, fCotGob3.1, whole genome shotgun sequence, a genomic segment contains:
- the tnip2 gene encoding TNFAIP3-interacting protein 2 isoform X2: protein MDNVSLKSDNDLLKDKLRSCSTLNTLHHDTQQEIELLNKQVDVKDNIIVDLKARLCRHERIYVTVGDNQSVVIGPSKSLVDGLCKEICKLKQKKNEMELKASRQTEEIQRLNVQLREKELELESVRCQPEHEKDQEIHRLRSALEERERTEATRAVLRTSLAEEADQMRSQLDATVKVCQELLARLEKVKKGGGEVDDQQTSHETTESSDMSGVNAQICELQEENQLLKQRVAYVQNLNTQWQKYDSSREDYIRGLCQRLKETSGQGLLPGLGSVGTALLHQEISRLNGTLKEKMSECARLSRGAEKTRRHDQERIQTLEHQVILYEEDFKSERADRERAHGQIQDLKEQVYQLKQQLHKQGRRQPLNEGTSRENRESVPMCRVHIGHMISSRRHKDSSEPLLRTAAAAAATPSPAWSECPAQSELQCPYCFVTYSERETTEYLNHCEECVKL, encoded by the exons ATGGATAACGTCAGTTTAAAGTCGGATAACGACCTGCTGAAGGACAAACTGCGGAGCTGCAGCACACTGAATACTCTGCATCATGACACGCAGCAGGAAATCGAGCTGCTCAACAAACAGGTTGATGTTAAGGACAATATCATCGTAGATTTAAAAGCGAGGCTGTGCAGACATGAGAGGATCTACGTGACGGTGGGAGATAACCAGTCTGTGGTCATCGGGCCGTCCAAGTCTTTGGTGGATGGCTTGTGTAAAGAAATATGCAAactgaaacagaagaagaacgAGATGGAGTTAAAGGCATCTCGACAGACTgag GAGATCCAGAGGCTGAATGTGCAGCTCCGAGAGAAGGAGCTGGAGTTGGAGAGCGTCAGGTGTCAGCCGGAGCACGAGAAGGACCAGGAGATCCACAGGCTGCGCTCAGccctggaggagagggagcgaACCGAGGCCACCAGAGCCGTACTCCGCACATCCCTGGCGGAGGAGGCTGATCAGATGCGCAGCCAGCTTGATGCAACGGTGAAGGTGTGCCAGGAGCTGCTGGCCAGGCTGGAGAAAGTTAAGAAGGGGGGAGGAGAAGTGGACGATCAGCAAACGTCTCATGAG ACGACAGAGTCCTCTGACATGAGTGGTGTTAACGCCCAAATCTGTGAACTTCAGGAAGAGAATCAACTGCTAAAGCAGCGAGTGGCATAT GTACAAAATCTGAATACTCAGTGGCAGAAGTATGACTCCAGCAGGGAGGACTATATCAGAGGTTTATGTCAGAGGCTGAAGGAGACATCTGGGCAGGGCTTGCTGCCTGGGCTTGGCTCTGTTGGCACCGCGTTGCTTCATCAGGAAATTTCCCGGCTCAACGGCACACTTAAGGAGAAGATGAGCGAGTGTGCGCGGCTGAGTAGAGGAGCGGAGAAGACGAGGAGGCACGATCAAGAGCGCATCCAGACTCTGGAGCATCAG gTCATCCTCTACGAAGAGGACTTTAAGTCGGAGCGTGCTGACAGAGAGCGAGCTCATGGCCAGATCCAAGACCTGAAGGAGCAGGTTTATCAGTTAAAACAGCAGCTGCACAAACAAGGGAGACGACAGCCTTTAAACGag GGAACaagcagagagaacagagaatcGGTTCCCATGTGTCGTGTGCACATAGGACACATGATCTCCTCAAGGCGACACAAGGACTCATCAGAGCCTCTATTGAGGACCGCCGCAGCTGCAGCCGCAACACCGAGCCCCGCGTGGAGCGAATGCCCGGCCCAGTCGGAGCTACAGTGCCCGTACTGCTTCGTCACGTACAGCGAGAGGGAGACTACAGAGTACCTGAACCATTGTGAAGAGTGCGTCAAACTGTAA
- the tnip2 gene encoding TNFAIP3-interacting protein 2 isoform X1, with protein MDNVSLKSDNDLLKDKLRSCSTLNTLHHDTQQEIELLNKQVDVKDNIIVDLKARLCRHERIYVTVGDNQSVVIGPSKSLVDGLCKEICKLKQKKNEMELKASRQTEEIQRLNVQLREKELELESVRCQPEHEKDQEIHRLRSALEERERTEATRAVLRTSLAEEADQMRSQLDATVKVCQELLARLEKVKKGGGEVDDQQTSHETTESSDMSGVNAQICELQEENQLLKQRVAYVQNLNTQWQKYDSSREDYIRGLCQRLKETSGQGLLPGLGSVGTALLHQEISRLNGTLKEKMSECARLSRGAEKTRRHDQERIQTLEHQVILYEEDFKSERADRERAHGQIQDLKEQVYQLKQQLHKQGRRQPLNEQGTSRENRESVPMCRVHIGHMISSRRHKDSSEPLLRTAAAAAATPSPAWSECPAQSELQCPYCFVTYSERETTEYLNHCEECVKL; from the exons ATGGATAACGTCAGTTTAAAGTCGGATAACGACCTGCTGAAGGACAAACTGCGGAGCTGCAGCACACTGAATACTCTGCATCATGACACGCAGCAGGAAATCGAGCTGCTCAACAAACAGGTTGATGTTAAGGACAATATCATCGTAGATTTAAAAGCGAGGCTGTGCAGACATGAGAGGATCTACGTGACGGTGGGAGATAACCAGTCTGTGGTCATCGGGCCGTCCAAGTCTTTGGTGGATGGCTTGTGTAAAGAAATATGCAAactgaaacagaagaagaacgAGATGGAGTTAAAGGCATCTCGACAGACTgag GAGATCCAGAGGCTGAATGTGCAGCTCCGAGAGAAGGAGCTGGAGTTGGAGAGCGTCAGGTGTCAGCCGGAGCACGAGAAGGACCAGGAGATCCACAGGCTGCGCTCAGccctggaggagagggagcgaACCGAGGCCACCAGAGCCGTACTCCGCACATCCCTGGCGGAGGAGGCTGATCAGATGCGCAGCCAGCTTGATGCAACGGTGAAGGTGTGCCAGGAGCTGCTGGCCAGGCTGGAGAAAGTTAAGAAGGGGGGAGGAGAAGTGGACGATCAGCAAACGTCTCATGAG ACGACAGAGTCCTCTGACATGAGTGGTGTTAACGCCCAAATCTGTGAACTTCAGGAAGAGAATCAACTGCTAAAGCAGCGAGTGGCATAT GTACAAAATCTGAATACTCAGTGGCAGAAGTATGACTCCAGCAGGGAGGACTATATCAGAGGTTTATGTCAGAGGCTGAAGGAGACATCTGGGCAGGGCTTGCTGCCTGGGCTTGGCTCTGTTGGCACCGCGTTGCTTCATCAGGAAATTTCCCGGCTCAACGGCACACTTAAGGAGAAGATGAGCGAGTGTGCGCGGCTGAGTAGAGGAGCGGAGAAGACGAGGAGGCACGATCAAGAGCGCATCCAGACTCTGGAGCATCAG gTCATCCTCTACGAAGAGGACTTTAAGTCGGAGCGTGCTGACAGAGAGCGAGCTCATGGCCAGATCCAAGACCTGAAGGAGCAGGTTTATCAGTTAAAACAGCAGCTGCACAAACAAGGGAGACGACAGCCTTTAAACGag CAGGGAACaagcagagagaacagagaatcGGTTCCCATGTGTCGTGTGCACATAGGACACATGATCTCCTCAAGGCGACACAAGGACTCATCAGAGCCTCTATTGAGGACCGCCGCAGCTGCAGCCGCAACACCGAGCCCCGCGTGGAGCGAATGCCCGGCCCAGTCGGAGCTACAGTGCCCGTACTGCTTCGTCACGTACAGCGAGAGGGAGACTACAGAGTACCTGAACCATTGTGAAGAGTGCGTCAAACTGTAA